The following DNA comes from Synechococcus sp. CC9616.
GCCTGACGCTGAGGTTGTGGCAGCTGCGGCCGATCAACGCCGGATCCCATTTCAGACCATCTCTGTTTCAGACGGTGATCAGCTCTCGTTGCTGGGGCAGGACGTGCTCGTGATGGATGTTGCTGCTCACACCAGCCATCACATCGCTTTCTTCATTCCACAACCCCCTGGTGCGGAGAGCGAGCCGATGCTGTTCTGCGGCGACACACTATTTGCCGGCGGCTGCGGGCGACTGTTTGAAGGGACCCCCTCCGACATGCTTCAGGCCTTGTCGCGATTGGCCGCCTTACCGGATGCAACAAAGGTGTGCTGCGCCCATGAGTACACGGAAAACAATCTGCGCTGGGCTGCGGAGCAATGTCCGCAAAATGTCGACATCCAAAAGCGTTATCAGGCGGTGAAGAGCCTGCGGTCACGAGGAGAGCTCAGCCTTCCCAGCACAATCGGCCTGGAACAACAAACCAATCTGTTCATGCAGGCTGCGACGGCTGAAGAACTGGGGAACTTGCGTCATCACAAGGATCACTGGCGCGCAGCCTGATTCGCTCAGGGAACAACACAACTGAGGCTTCAGGCCGCAGCCTCAGCCGACAACGGGTTCCGCGAGGATGAACCTGATCGAGCGGAAGATTCAGCCGCAGGGTCTGATTGTCGAGCTGAACCCGGTACTGCCATCCCTCCTCGAGGAACTCGCGACCCATCACACAGGCTTCGGCGCCGCTGTCGACCTCGAGGCTGATGACGGATGGATCCACAAGCACCGATCCAGAACCGGGGGGAAGGCTCGCCTGGCCGGCATGGTCTGCCTGCAAAGGCCCCAGGGCGCAATGGAGTGTGTCCTCCGAGCGGGCGATCACCGGCAGCAGATTGGCCTGCAGAACAAAGCGACCCACAAAAGGAGTGGCAGGGTCCTGAACGAGCTGTCGCGGCTCAGCGCACTGATCAAAACGGCCATCCTTCATCACAGCCACGCGGTCGCAGATCGCCAGCGCTTCTCCTGGGTCATGCGTCACGATCAGGCCACTAGCTCCACATAATTTCAGGACCGACGTGAGCTCGCCACGGAGCCTGAGACGCACCTCCACATCAAGGTTGGATAACGGTTCATCCATAAGCACAACAGCTGGAGCCGGAGCCAGTGCCCTTGCCAGAGCCAGCCGCTGTCGTTGTCCCCCTGAAAGCTGATGGGGGAATCGCTGCTCGAGATCAGCCAAACCGAGCAGTTCAAGCAGCCAGCGTGCACGGCTGACATCCTGGCCGGGGCGAAGCCCGAAACAGGCGTTCCGCCAGGCACTCAGATGCGGGAACAGGGCGTAATCCTGAAACACCATCCCCACTCCGCGGCGCTCTGGAGGAACCCAGCGCCCCTCTCCAGCCACAAGTCCCTGTTGAAGGTGAACACTCCCGCGGGAGGGCTTCTCAAAACCTGCGATCAGTCGCAAGAGGGTGGTCTTACCGCAACCAGACGGACCGAGAAGGCCCACCAGCTCCCCGGGGGCCAGCTTCAAATCAATTCCCCGAAGCGTCCAGCTCTGTCCGGCACCCTCAAATCGATGCCAGAGATCGCAAAGCTCCACCGGTGGAGCCGGGACCGCTGGAGGGGTGGGGGACAACGGCGAAACGCGATGATCGCTTCTCATTGTGCGTTCCTGTCATGTCCGCTCAAGCGATCACGACGATGTCCGCTCCAGCTCCGGTTGGCCCCTACAACCAGGCTGTTCTCGCCGGGGGTTGGCTGTACTGCTCCGGGCAGATCCCAATCGACCCGGCCACGGGGTCCATGGTGGGGAATGGAGACGTGACGGCGGAAACGCGTCAGGTGCTGAACAATCTCATCGCTGTTCTCAAGGAAGCTGGCGCCAGCCCCAGCCAGGTGGTGCGTTGCACCGTCTATCTGGCAGACCTTGGAGACTTCCAGACAGTGAATGCGTTGTACGCCGAGGTGTTCGGACAGGGTGTCAGTCCTGCCAGGGCATGCGTCGAGGTGGCAGCTCTGCCGAAAGGGTCCCGGGTGGAGATTGACTGCATTGCCTGGCTTGGAGCTGAGACAGTCGCAGGCTGAAGCAGTCGCGCAGAACAAGGCTGCGTTCCGTTGCAGTTTGGAGCAGAGATTGGAGCGTCATCACTCGTTGTTGCCGCTCTGCTCATCAAGCCGACTGCGGAGCAATGGCTGCCGTTTCAGGTTGAAAACCCGTCTGAGCCGATCAGGACGGATGAAGCCACCTGCGGGCACCTGAATTGCGGTCCAGCTCTGGGGTCATGAGCGGCAGTCCGACGGTTTCATAGGTTTAGGAGGTGGTGGAAAGGATTTCATGCCCCAGGCGAAGCTGACCATCGGTGAACTGGAGGCGGGCTATCCCCTGTACTGCAAGGCATTAAGGCGCCTCCTGCAGCAAGGGAAATCACCCAAAGACATCGAACGCACGGTCTGCTGGGGGCATTTGGAGACCCTCAACCGCTGCTTGCCAACCCGCTACAAATCGCCCTCCTATCTGCTGGCTCTGATCAGGCGAGACCTGGAAAAAAAGACTTCATGAGCTCAGCTTGAGCGATGGCCCTCCTGTTTCCAGAGATCAATCACTTCAGGAAAGTGGGTCTCCATGCAGGCATCACAGATCCCGTGACTGAAGTTGAGAGTGGTGTGTTGCGAGAGATATTGATCAAGATGCAACCAGTGCCCCTTTTCATCCTTGGCCTTGCGGCAATAGGAACAGGTTGAAATCATTCCGCCTTTGTTTTCCATCTGGCAAACGGACTCCAGCAACCTGATCGATCGCTTGCGAAGCTCAAGAAAAGCCACGGCCTGACGAGCCAACGCCTCCATCACCTTGCACTGAGCAGGACTGAGTTCCCCCGGCCTGCGATCAATCACGCAGAGGGTGCCGATGCGATGAGCAGCATCATTTTGCAGAGGGAAGCCGGCATACAGCCGAATTCCCGGTTCGCCGGACACCAGGGGATTGTCTTTAAAGCGTTGATCCGTGTGGGCGTCCGGAACGATCAGCGGCTCTGGATTGAGAATCGCGTGTGCACAGAACGACCAATCCCTCGGGGTCTCCTCAACATCGATTCCAACACGGGACTTGAACCATTGCCGATCGGCGTCGACAAGACTCAAAAGCGCAATGGGGGTCCGGCAGGTCTCAGACGCGATCGTGGTGATGTCGTCGTAAGACTGCTCAGGCTTGGTGCCGAGGATCCTGTATTCATGCAGCGCTGCCAAACGATCCGACTCGTTCTCAGGCCGTGCGGCTGTTTTCACGACATCCGAGAACATTCACTTCAACCTACAGAAAATTTCCAACCATTTAGCTTGCGACACAAGAATTCAAGTTAACTTTTCCATAGAAATCATTCCTTTTTTTCATATTGCCCCGACTCGCCCAGAGGCCATCCACAAAACGATGTCAAATTTGCCACATTCGAACATGCGAAATAACAAATAACAGTGACCGGGAGATTGGCAAGAACGATCTCATTACAAGCGATCCACTACTAAAGTGAACGATACGCATGCAAACCACAAAACAAGCACAGCCATAAATCTTTATACACAGGCAATAGCACTTACCCAGGAATCAAGCCAGTGAACAAAAAAACGACAAATAAATAGCAGACGCACAATCGAAGCAGAGATGACCGACAATTAATCCAATCAATATGGAAACTGTATCAATCAGCTTTCGCGAAAAGTTTTAAACTCGGGCAATACAAAAGTTATATCGCGAGTCCGAATGCGAATTCTTTGGTAAGGCCCTAATCCCAGTCACCTGAAGCACCAGAAGAAGTGCCAATTTATTATTCGTCTCACAGCAGCGATTTATCGTCTGGAAAATACCCAAATGTTAAAACTCCACTGTCCAGAAAAAATAAAATTTTCAAGCTCAAATCAGACGTCGCGTGAGCTTCTAATACACGTGAATTGCTTAATCAGAACAACAATTCAATGCTTCACCCATCGATAAATCATACGCATGTCTTTGGAAGCACTTTGGAGTCTGTCGTTATAAATTTTACGATCGTATTTAAGAAGATTGTCTTGTTTGGGAAGAGACGCTTTCTGGTAGCTGACACCACGGTACGTACAGACAGGCATTGACGAATGAAGTAGCGGAGCAAAAATACAAGTAATTCAAGCGCTGCAAAGCTCAATGTATCCGGATGAGCAGGAATTCATAATTTCTTCAGCAGAACTGTTCGCCGCGATACACTCTGGAACCAATCCTGCGCAGGCCACAAAGGCATCTATTTCATATTGCTAATCATGGACTTGCGAGATTAAAAGCCATCCCAATTTTTTAGCTGGAGCAAAGAAGCTTTGCATGAATACAATCTTCAACAAGGCATCTTACAAAACACAATCTTTCAAGATTTCTCATCATTATTCATGCAGTCGATAGTAAAAATTCTGACTGCTCAATCCATTTCAAAGATCAACTCCTTTCATTGACCGAACTCATGGCTGATCAATGAAAGGAGTTGATCTTGACAACATACGAAAGACATCACCCATCAGTAGCAGACAGCCCAGGGGCATTGATATGCATACCTTGGATGAACCACGGCATGGCGACTGGACACCATCATTTGTTGTACATTCCCACCATCGACGAATAATTCACCAACCGTTCGTCCAAAACGGTCCTTGGTAATCCGTCGAAGAGCAACGGACTTTCCCACAACCAACATCTCCAGTCGATCACGCGCAGCAACAGCACGAGCATGGTCAGCAGCATGACCACGTATTTCAGGCGCATCGATACAGGCCAAACGAATGCGTTCACCCGATGTCGTCCGGCAGGTGTCTCCGTCGTAGCAATATTCAATGCTGACAAGATCACGGAATTCAGCAAAGCTTCTATTAGACAACAACAGCTGAAAAGTAATGAAGCCCAATAGAAAGGGCAGAGGCTTGAAAATTCTTTTCATCATTCAAGGCAGATGATCTGACAGCCTCTCATCAGGTTAACGATGTTGAAGAATGGTTCAAGCGAGCCAATACTGTAGAATAATATTAAGGTGACCAAATCAATGAACTTCACGATCGTCATCCTCGATGAACACGTTAGCGCCTATCCAAAGATGGAATGGGCTGACTGGAAAGACGAGAACAGAAAACAGATGATCAGTCAAGGTGATCACTGGTCTAAAACAACTTTGGCAGGCGCCGACATCTGGGATTGTCTTGAAACAAATCAGATTGACCCACAACATGTCGTGCAATGGAAACCAGAATCAGACAAGCTTCATCAAGTCAGCTTGCCTCTCCACAAGCATCCATTTGATTCATCCAAGAACTGACCCGATCAACACCATAAACAAGATATGATGGATTATTAATCGCTTGTCCATAGCAC
Coding sequences within:
- a CDS encoding GAF domain-containing protein produces the protein MFSDVVKTAARPENESDRLAALHEYRILGTKPEQSYDDITTIASETCRTPIALLSLVDADRQWFKSRVGIDVEETPRDWSFCAHAILNPEPLIVPDAHTDQRFKDNPLVSGEPGIRLYAGFPLQNDAAHRIGTLCVIDRRPGELSPAQCKVMEALARQAVAFLELRKRSIRLLESVCQMENKGGMISTCSYCRKAKDEKGHWLHLDQYLSQHTTLNFSHGICDACMETHFPEVIDLWKQEGHRSS
- a CDS encoding Rid family detoxifying hydrolase; protein product: MSAQAITTMSAPAPVGPYNQAVLAGGWLYCSGQIPIDPATGSMVGNGDVTAETRQVLNNLIAVLKEAGASPSQVVRCTVYLADLGDFQTVNALYAEVFGQGVSPARACVEVAALPKGSRVEIDCIAWLGAETVAG
- the gloB gene encoding hydroxyacylglutathione hydrolase yields the protein MYSALHALPVLQDNVIWIWVCGEDAVVVDPAIAAPVKEWLQARGLRLKAVLQTHHHADHIGGTPELLDHWPDAEVVAAAADQRRIPFQTISVSDGDQLSLLGQDVLVMDVAAHTSHHIAFFIPQPPGAESEPMLFCGDTLFAGGCGRLFEGTPSDMLQALSRLAALPDATKVCCAHEYTENNLRWAAEQCPQNVDIQKRYQAVKSLRSRGELSLPSTIGLEQQTNLFMQAATAEELGNLRHHKDHWRAA
- a CDS encoding DUF3136 domain-containing protein, with protein sequence MPQAKLTIGELEAGYPLYCKALRRLLQQGKSPKDIERTVCWGHLETLNRCLPTRYKSPSYLLALIRRDLEKKTS
- a CDS encoding thermonuclease family protein; protein product: MMKRIFKPLPFLLGFITFQLLLSNRSFAEFRDLVSIEYCYDGDTCRTTSGERIRLACIDAPEIRGHAADHARAVAARDRLEMLVVGKSVALRRITKDRFGRTVGELFVDGGNVQQMMVSSRHAVVHPRYAYQCPWAVCY
- a CDS encoding ABC transporter ATP-binding protein; its protein translation is MRSDHRVSPLSPTPPAVPAPPVELCDLWHRFEGAGQSWTLRGIDLKLAPGELVGLLGPSGCGKTTLLRLIAGFEKPSRGSVHLQQGLVAGEGRWVPPERRGVGMVFQDYALFPHLSAWRNACFGLRPGQDVSRARWLLELLGLADLEQRFPHQLSGGQRQRLALARALAPAPAVVLMDEPLSNLDVEVRLRLRGELTSVLKLCGASGLIVTHDPGEALAICDRVAVMKDGRFDQCAEPRQLVQDPATPFVGRFVLQANLLPVIARSEDTLHCALGPLQADHAGQASLPPGSGSVLVDPSVISLEVDSGAEACVMGREFLEEGWQYRVQLDNQTLRLNLPLDQVHPRGTRCRLRLRPEASVVLFPERIRLRASDPCDDASSPVLQPSQPA